Proteins from one Deinococcus actinosclerus genomic window:
- a CDS encoding helix-turn-helix domain-containing protein yields the protein MNDRVREAVKNRLKEKGISQGQLATLLEVERPSITRLLSGTSGKVPQLWQEVLDALDLELVAIPKGQNAD from the coding sequence ATGAATGACCGCGTGCGGGAGGCCGTAAAAAACCGCCTCAAAGAGAAAGGCATCTCTCAGGGGCAGTTAGCGACCTTGCTGGAGGTGGAGCGGCCCAGTATCACCCGACTGTTGTCGGGCACAAGTGGAAAGGTGCCGCAACTTTGGCAGGAGGTACTGGACGCGCTTGATTTGGAGCTCGTAGCCATACCAAAAGGCCAAAATGCTGATTAA
- a CDS encoding HNH endonuclease: MLRGGDPYKSRHRRRAKKVGAVGSFDKGDVDIRRAKQGGLCHYCGEVLEIDGPRKFQVDHFIPLSRGGTNMMTNIVCACPECNRDKGSKMPWEYRPARFAPGCRRD; encoded by the coding sequence ATGTTGCGCGGCGGTGACCCCTACAAGAGTCGTCACCGCCGCCGCGCCAAGAAAGTCGGCGCGGTTGGCAGTTTCGACAAGGGAGATGTGGACATCCGGCGGGCCAAGCAGGGGGGTCTTTGCCACTACTGCGGCGAAGTGCTTGAAATCGATGGTCCGCGCAAGTTCCAAGTTGATCACTTCATTCCACTCAGCCGGGGAGGTACGAACATGATGACCAACATTGTCTGCGCCTGCCCAGAGTGCAACCGAGACAAGGGAAGCAAGATGCCGTGGGAGTACCGCCCAGCTCGTTTCGCGCCGGGGTGCCGTCGTGACTGA
- a CDS encoding HNH endonuclease gives MTEKQCTRCKQILPIENFPISRWGKAKPIYKGRCKPCDAARRKELKDAAPERYRSYDKISKSRRKDKARVESSNWRRRNPERSKELGRLSYARHRENRVAESQARRALRYGVRGRITGIDIHLKYKAQEGKCYYCGIKLNQTSLAKGVVEHWIPLSRGGKNESSNIVMSCWDCNARKHAKMPWEFMPERFTFQDLTPP, from the coding sequence GTGACTGAGAAGCAATGCACCCGCTGCAAGCAAATTTTGCCAATCGAAAACTTTCCTATATCTCGCTGGGGCAAAGCTAAGCCAATCTACAAAGGTAGATGCAAACCTTGCGATGCGGCGAGAAGGAAAGAGTTGAAGGATGCTGCCCCTGAGCGTTACAGGTCGTATGACAAGATTTCAAAGTCCAGAAGGAAGGATAAAGCTAGGGTCGAATCATCAAACTGGCGTCGCCGCAACCCAGAGCGTTCAAAAGAGCTGGGCCGTCTTAGCTATGCGCGTCATCGGGAAAATCGTGTTGCTGAATCTCAGGCAAGAAGGGCGCTGAGGTACGGAGTTCGTGGCCGAATCACCGGAATAGACATACACCTCAAATACAAAGCTCAGGAGGGTAAGTGCTACTACTGCGGCATCAAATTAAATCAGACAAGTCTTGCAAAGGGAGTGGTTGAGCATTGGATACCACTTTCCAGGGGGGGTAAAAATGAATCGTCCAACATAGTCATGTCCTGTTGGGATTGCAATGCGCGCAAGCATGCAAAGATGCCTTGGGAATTCATGCCAGAGAGATTTACGTTTCAAGATTTGACCCCACCTTAA
- a CDS encoding glycoside hydrolase family 108 protein, with amino-acid sequence MTTDFEKAHEFTAKWEGGYVNHPADKGGPTNLGVTQAVWESWCRERGLPVKPMRALTLPDVLPLYEARYWPAASGLPWPLSGVAYDIAVNHGPGNLRLMLGSVPATGTPAERADRLIDAREQFFRKIVKARPSQEVFLKGWLRRVAAQRDWLDEQAVQPAVPRVFLRDMAGKNVEWDGKPTIYNGTRLTLYPDGALQLERE; translated from the coding sequence ATGACGACTGACTTCGAGAAGGCCCACGAGTTCACGGCCAAATGGGAGGGCGGGTACGTGAATCACCCGGCGGACAAGGGCGGCCCGACCAACTTGGGCGTAACCCAAGCCGTGTGGGAAAGCTGGTGCCGGGAGCGCGGCCTGCCCGTGAAGCCTATGCGCGCCCTGACCCTGCCGGACGTGCTGCCACTGTACGAGGCGCGGTACTGGCCCGCCGCGTCCGGGCTGCCCTGGCCGCTGAGCGGCGTGGCGTACGACATCGCCGTGAACCACGGGCCGGGCAACCTGCGGCTGATGCTGGGCAGCGTCCCTGCCACAGGCACCCCGGCGGAGCGCGCGGACCGGCTGATCGATGCGCGCGAGCAGTTCTTCCGGAAGATCGTCAAAGCGCGGCCCAGTCAGGAGGTCTTCCTCAAGGGGTGGCTCAGGCGGGTGGCGGCCCAGCGTGACTGGCTCGATGAGCAAGCGGTGCAGCCCGCTGTCCCGCGCGTGTTCCTGCGGGACATGGCGGGGAAGAACGTGGAGTGGGATGGGAAGCCCACGATCTACAACGGCACGCGACTGACCCTGTACCCAGACGGTGCGCTGCAACTGGAACGCGAGTAG
- a CDS encoding Ig domain-containing protein codes for MAHSRFAARRGLGVLLACALPVGALVACGQDLAGTSSSSARDALYFNDRASGLPPVYLQEPYTTPIEVAGGAGPYTVRRIEGTLPPGLTLSGTTLSGTPTKAGTYTFTLEVTDSTLSSKQKSYTLNVQELPPLSLSLTLPGGEIRGETRVPLLITAPRSVRAARVTWTLPEKVTVTRVQPEGGALVFWRQDGTRLTVDLGFKAVPRSGSRVALISVKPAAPVTLSSPDLGYEARGGDGKALAQKLTAAEQKAADAQKAAEQKKADEQKAADQKAAEQKPTDQKPAEQKPAESKPTDAPKTGTDTTPPGEVPQTDPPKTEPNPTPPPAGGTGGGK; via the coding sequence ATGGCACATTCGCGTTTCGCCGCCCGGCGGGGGCTGGGCGTCCTGCTCGCCTGCGCGCTGCCCGTGGGGGCGCTGGTCGCCTGCGGACAGGACCTTGCGGGCACGTCCAGCAGCAGCGCCCGGGACGCGCTGTACTTCAACGACCGCGCCAGCGGCCTGCCCCCGGTGTACCTCCAGGAACCGTACACGACGCCCATCGAGGTCGCGGGCGGCGCGGGACCGTACACCGTGCGCCGGATCGAGGGCACCCTCCCACCCGGCCTGACTCTGAGCGGCACGACCCTGAGCGGCACGCCCACGAAGGCCGGGACGTACACCTTCACGCTGGAGGTCACGGATTCCACGCTGAGCAGCAAGCAGAAGTCGTACACCCTGAACGTGCAGGAGCTGCCGCCCCTGAGCCTGAGCCTGACCCTCCCGGGCGGCGAGATCCGGGGCGAGACGCGCGTGCCGCTGCTGATCACCGCGCCGCGCAGCGTGCGGGCCGCGCGCGTCACGTGGACCCTGCCGGAGAAGGTGACGGTCACGCGCGTGCAACCCGAGGGCGGCGCGCTGGTGTTCTGGCGGCAGGACGGGACGCGCCTGACGGTGGACCTGGGCTTCAAGGCGGTGCCGCGCAGCGGGTCGCGCGTGGCGCTGATCAGCGTGAAACCCGCCGCGCCCGTCACGCTGAGCAGCCCCGACCTGGGCTACGAGGCGCGCGGCGGGGACGGCAAGGCGCTGGCGCAGAAACTGACGGCCGCCGAGCAGAAGGCCGCAGACGCCCAGAAGGCGGCCGAGCAGAAGAAGGCAGACGAACAGAAGGCGGCCGACCAGAAAGCCGCCGAGCAGAAGCCCACTGACCAGAAACCAGCGGAACAGAAACCAGCGGAATCGAAGCCGACCGACGCGCCCAAGACCGGCACGGACACCACCCCGCCGGGTGAGGTCCCGCAGACGGATCCGCCGAAGACCGAGCCCAACCCCACGCCCCCGCCTGCCGGTGGAACGGGAGGTGGCAAGTGA
- a CDS encoding RNA-binding S4 domain-containing protein, with amino-acid sequence MTGERGYPEQDTIDLQDFLKMRGMVETGGEAKFRVQGGEVRLNGEIETRRRKKLRRGDIVEYAGERVRVDF; translated from the coding sequence ATGACTGGTGAACGAGGGTACCCCGAGCAGGACACGATCGACCTTCAGGACTTCCTGAAAATGCGCGGCATGGTGGAAACGGGCGGCGAGGCGAAGTTCCGCGTGCAGGGCGGCGAGGTGCGCCTGAACGGCGAGATCGAGACGCGCCGCCGCAAGAAGCTGCGCCGTGGGGACATCGTGGAGTACGCCGGGGAGCGCGTGCGGGTGGACTTCTAA
- a CDS encoding response regulator: MTASSPTRRLCLLLIDDNPADCMLAQEAFEQYSEQVSIKVIQDGQSALDWLHEQATKQSLPDVVLLDVNMPGMNGFEVLSALRNEATFRHLPVVMLTTSTRQEDVDLAYELIASSYLVKQPDFRGFLDQIDSLVRFWSQARFRQQPKPVN, encoded by the coding sequence ATGACCGCATCTTCTCCTACTCGTAGGCTGTGCCTCCTGCTGATCGACGACAATCCAGCCGACTGCATGCTCGCGCAGGAGGCGTTCGAGCAGTACAGCGAGCAGGTCAGCATCAAGGTCATTCAGGACGGCCAGAGTGCGCTGGACTGGTTGCACGAGCAGGCGACCAAGCAGTCCCTGCCTGACGTTGTGTTGCTCGACGTCAACATGCCCGGCATGAACGGCTTCGAGGTGTTGAGCGCCCTGCGGAACGAAGCGACCTTCCGGCACCTGCCCGTGGTGATGCTCACGACCTCGACCCGGCAGGAAGACGTCGACCTGGCGTACGAACTGATTGCCAGTTCGTACCTCGTGAAGCAGCCTGATTTCAGGGGGTTTCTGGATCAGATCGATAGTCTGGTGCGGTTCTGGAGTCAGGCACGGTTCCGGCAGCAACCGAAGCCAGTGAACTGA
- a CDS encoding DUF1684 domain-containing protein → MTASAYEAAVLDFRRRKDEHFAAGRGPVNPAAFAGLSYFPPDEAWAFTVLLEPLPQDDAGAEWTLETNTGETRTMARIGEVHLPLPGGERSLLVFAPLGEERPERVFIPFRDATSGDTTYGAGRYLDAPLDRQLGGDGALVRVDFNLAYHPYCAYGDGWTCPLPPRENWLPDAVTAGERLG, encoded by the coding sequence GTGACCGCCTCGGCGTACGAGGCGGCGGTGCTGGATTTCCGCCGCCGCAAGGACGAGCATTTCGCGGCCGGGCGCGGCCCGGTGAACCCGGCGGCGTTCGCGGGGCTGTCGTACTTCCCGCCGGATGAGGCGTGGGCGTTCACGGTGCTCCTCGAGCCGCTGCCGCAGGATGACGCGGGAGCGGAGTGGACGCTGGAGACGAACACCGGCGAGACGCGCACCATGGCCCGGATCGGCGAGGTGCACCTGCCCCTGCCCGGCGGCGAGCGCAGCCTGCTGGTGTTCGCGCCGCTGGGCGAGGAACGCCCGGAGCGGGTGTTCATCCCCTTCCGCGACGCCACGAGCGGCGACACCACGTACGGCGCGGGCCGCTACCTGGACGCGCCGCTCGACCGGCAGCTGGGCGGGGACGGCGCGCTCGTGCGGGTGGATTTCAATCTGGCGTACCACCCGTACTGCGCGTACGGGGACGGCTGGACGTGCCCGCTCCCGCCCCGCGAGAACTGGCTGCCGGACGCGGTCACGGCCGGCGAACGCCTGGGCTGA
- a CDS encoding phage tail tape measure protein, which produces MTAVLIQGVAAPINFAQQARQGVVDLQASLGVTGTEAERLGEVAKKVFGNNWTGSLAEAQNAVANVRREIKGLSDTDLQAVTEGSVAIADRFQEDQAKVAQAVSAVMKSTGASATEAMDFVTAGFQRGLNKSGDFLDSILEYSPQFEKAKASTGEFFSTLESGLGKGALGTDKVADAFKEFGFSLSDTSKGMVGAFADLGINQAKLTQQIDNGTLTQTQAFQLIIDKLKGVKSETERMAIISQIFKGAGEDLGSLILNIDLTKTKMGDLRGTTQTVKDATNTLGSVFQTAWRQVLIQLQPIGDLLLDLANEAMPSVKAAINQLGPVVTNVVRFLVDGFRQGRQVAGQFATEFGPQIERAVATFRPVVQAIGPLFAGVFGLIRTLWETVLRPVLTTISPLITGVVASVGNTLNLIVRVVTGVVNAVSALLRGDMAGAVNALRGIFEDGVVFVVRQVRNMGSTILGLIRQLAPQMADAAANIIRGLIGGIEGGAGRVIEAARNLASGVIKGIKEKLRIQSPAKETYIQGEHAAQGLANGITDKSPVVQKAAAEMAKGVLTETQKARAELEKAIRMDAWVNGLKSATTAQLEAAQATARTAGEADKYNAIKAELERREQAATAATEKATQAAKAQADQLAANRRAITDGLKFDAYVAGLGSLTDAQLATQASAAKSAGDQQRFNAVLAEQRSRAEETARAVSDLADAQIAAANSAARRDPQGFTDAAYRQSFGAGDLGLVRSLAAVTGKSVADIRANVQAALEDAKRYAPEAAAIIERVYADALTHRREAAAEEDRITARAIELANDRRTQIVENLQAEQAAADDARITVDFLTGQLAELAAQGVDAKSNGFLDYLTDLSKGTGKAARAAQTLLDNFDALWTRAQFRAAQPDAMSDTPAPALGTRPTGTPEPVAARPAATPTTAATAVDARTALSAEAQAWKDRTEAQLEATRRQEEYRATLKGLTVDQLKAAQAQALQNGEGERYTVIGAEITRIQTDQATAEKAAADAHATWVANLNTIGFKEWTETLKDMSAAELQAALDAARASENVAEFNAVLAEIQNREINVTLKIAGFDTGLKQLDLFKTATQGLVDVISKTFEGLVDGSLDTAQGVIRNTAVMVLGIVKQIAIAVAAYQAQAIAMAIIKGGSFDFVGAAAALAAAAAIAGIAAGLASKISQSGASATPTSSTPSSATPTGGAASTSNNLVSIPSSQVTVTAAPEWASTLYQGAQMILTAGEYMQRLVTEGITINTSEAPGSQRTRGVVGLAYRLINT; this is translated from the coding sequence GTGACAGCCGTGCTCATTCAGGGGGTAGCCGCTCCTATCAACTTCGCGCAGCAGGCCCGGCAGGGTGTCGTGGACCTGCAGGCGTCCCTGGGCGTCACTGGGACGGAGGCCGAGCGCCTGGGCGAAGTCGCCAAGAAGGTGTTCGGCAACAACTGGACCGGCAGTCTCGCTGAGGCGCAGAACGCCGTGGCGAACGTCCGCCGCGAGATCAAAGGCCTGAGCGACACCGACCTGCAGGCCGTCACGGAAGGCAGTGTCGCCATCGCAGACCGCTTCCAGGAAGATCAGGCGAAGGTCGCTCAGGCTGTCTCCGCTGTCATGAAGAGCACCGGCGCCAGCGCGACGGAGGCCATGGATTTCGTGACCGCCGGATTCCAGCGCGGCCTGAACAAGAGCGGCGACTTCCTGGACAGCATCCTGGAATACTCGCCGCAGTTCGAGAAGGCCAAGGCCAGCACTGGCGAGTTCTTCAGCACGCTCGAATCCGGGCTGGGCAAGGGGGCCCTCGGCACCGATAAAGTGGCGGACGCCTTCAAGGAATTCGGGTTCAGCCTCTCGGACACCAGCAAGGGCATGGTGGGCGCGTTCGCTGACCTCGGGATCAATCAGGCGAAGCTCACCCAGCAGATCGACAACGGCACCCTGACCCAGACCCAGGCGTTCCAGCTGATCATCGACAAGCTCAAGGGCGTCAAGAGCGAAACCGAGCGCATGGCGATCATCAGCCAGATCTTCAAGGGCGCCGGTGAGGACCTGGGCAGCCTGATCCTGAACATCGACCTGACCAAGACGAAGATGGGTGACCTGCGCGGCACGACCCAGACCGTCAAGGACGCCACGAACACCCTGGGCAGCGTGTTCCAGACGGCGTGGCGGCAGGTGCTCATTCAGCTGCAACCGATCGGTGACCTGCTGCTGGACCTGGCGAACGAGGCCATGCCGAGCGTCAAGGCTGCCATCAACCAACTGGGGCCGGTCGTGACGAACGTGGTGCGCTTCCTGGTGGATGGCTTCCGCCAGGGTCGGCAGGTGGCGGGCCAGTTTGCCACTGAGTTCGGGCCGCAGATCGAGCGGGCCGTAGCGACGTTCCGCCCGGTCGTGCAGGCCATCGGACCGCTGTTCGCAGGTGTGTTCGGGTTGATCCGGACGCTCTGGGAGACGGTGCTGCGGCCTGTGCTGACGACCATCTCTCCCCTGATCACGGGCGTCGTGGCATCGGTGGGGAACACCCTGAACCTCATCGTGCGGGTCGTGACGGGCGTGGTGAACGCCGTCAGCGCCCTGCTGCGCGGCGACATGGCCGGCGCCGTGAATGCCCTGCGCGGCATCTTCGAGGACGGCGTGGTGTTCGTGGTGCGCCAGGTGCGCAACATGGGCTCGACGATCCTCGGCCTGATCCGCCAGCTGGCGCCCCAGATGGCGGACGCCGCAGCGAACATCATCCGAGGCCTGATCGGTGGCATCGAGGGGGGCGCGGGGCGGGTCATCGAGGCCGCCCGGAACCTCGCGAGCGGCGTGATCAAGGGGATCAAGGAAAAGCTCCGCATCCAGAGCCCCGCGAAGGAAACCTACATCCAGGGTGAGCACGCGGCTCAGGGCCTCGCGAACGGGATCACGGACAAGAGTCCGGTGGTTCAGAAGGCCGCTGCCGAGATGGCGAAGGGCGTCCTGACCGAGACCCAGAAGGCCCGCGCGGAACTGGAGAAGGCCATCCGCATGGACGCCTGGGTGAACGGTCTGAAGAGCGCCACGACCGCTCAGCTGGAAGCGGCTCAGGCCACTGCCCGCACGGCCGGCGAGGCCGACAAGTACAACGCGATCAAGGCCGAGCTGGAACGCCGGGAACAGGCAGCAACCGCTGCCACCGAGAAGGCCACCCAGGCCGCGAAGGCTCAGGCTGATCAGCTCGCCGCGAACCGCCGAGCGATCACGGACGGGCTGAAGTTCGACGCGTACGTGGCCGGCCTGGGCAGCCTGACCGACGCGCAACTGGCGACCCAGGCGAGTGCCGCGAAGAGTGCCGGGGATCAGCAGCGCTTCAACGCCGTGCTGGCCGAGCAACGCAGCCGGGCAGAGGAGACCGCGCGGGCCGTCAGCGACCTCGCAGACGCCCAGATCGCCGCTGCGAACAGTGCGGCCCGGCGTGACCCGCAGGGGTTCACGGACGCCGCGTACCGCCAGAGTTTCGGGGCGGGCGACCTGGGGCTGGTGCGCAGCCTCGCAGCTGTGACGGGCAAGAGCGTGGCGGACATCCGGGCGAACGTGCAGGCCGCCCTCGAGGATGCCAAGCGGTACGCCCCGGAAGCAGCAGCGATCATTGAACGGGTGTACGCCGATGCCCTCACGCACCGCCGTGAGGCCGCAGCGGAAGAGGACCGGATCACGGCCCGCGCCATCGAGCTCGCCAACGACCGCCGCACCCAGATCGTCGAGAACCTCCAGGCGGAACAGGCAGCGGCCGATGACGCCCGGATCACCGTGGACTTCCTGACCGGGCAGCTGGCCGAGCTGGCGGCCCAGGGTGTGGACGCGAAGTCCAACGGGTTCCTGGACTACCTCACCGACCTGTCGAAAGGCACCGGCAAGGCGGCGCGGGCAGCTCAGACGCTGCTGGACAATTTCGACGCGCTCTGGACACGCGCGCAGTTCCGGGCGGCCCAGCCGGACGCCATGAGCGACACCCCCGCTCCGGCCCTGGGCACGCGCCCCACTGGAACGCCTGAACCGGTGGCGGCCCGCCCAGCAGCCACCCCGACCACGGCGGCCACAGCGGTCGATGCCCGCACAGCCCTGAGCGCCGAGGCGCAGGCCTGGAAGGATCGCACCGAGGCGCAGCTGGAAGCCACGCGGCGCCAGGAGGAATACCGCGCGACGCTGAAAGGCCTGACGGTCGATCAGCTCAAGGCGGCGCAGGCGCAGGCCCTGCAGAACGGTGAGGGCGAGCGGTATACCGTGATCGGCGCCGAGATCACCCGCATCCAGACCGACCAGGCCACCGCTGAGAAGGCCGCAGCGGACGCTCACGCGACCTGGGTCGCGAACCTGAACACCATCGGGTTCAAGGAGTGGACCGAGACCCTCAAGGACATGAGTGCCGCTGAGCTTCAGGCCGCACTGGATGCCGCGCGGGCCAGCGAGAACGTCGCGGAGTTCAATGCGGTGCTGGCCGAGATTCAGAACCGTGAGATCAACGTCACGCTCAAGATCGCCGGGTTCGACACGGGCCTGAAGCAACTGGACCTGTTCAAGACGGCAACACAGGGGCTCGTGGACGTGATCAGCAAGACCTTCGAAGGACTCGTCGACGGCTCGCTGGACACGGCTCAGGGCGTGATCCGGAACACGGCCGTGATGGTGCTGGGCATCGTCAAGCAGATCGCCATCGCGGTGGCGGCGTACCAAGCGCAGGCGATCGCCATGGCGATCATCAAGGGCGGGTCATTCGACTTCGTCGGGGCAGCTGCGGCACTCGCTGCTGCTGCGGCCATTGCCGGTATTGCGGCCGGGCTCGCCAGCAAGATCAGCCAGAGCGGCGCCAGCGCTACGCCCACCAGCAGCACTCCCAGCAGCGCCACGCCAACCGGTGGCGCAGCCAGCACCTCGAACAACCTGGTCAGCATCCCGAGTTCACAAGTCACGGTCACGGCCGCGCCGGAATGGGCCAGCACCCTGTACCAGGGCGCGCAGATGATCCTGACCGCTGGGGAGTACATGCAGCGCCTCGTCACTGAGGGCATCACGATCAACACCTCCGAAGCCCCCGGCAGTCAGCGAACTCGCGGCGTGGTGGGCCTCGCCTACCGCCTGATCAACACCTGA